A single window of Loxodonta africana isolate mLoxAfr1 chromosome 10, mLoxAfr1.hap2, whole genome shotgun sequence DNA harbors:
- the NKX2-8 gene encoding homeobox protein Nkx-2.8: MATTGRLSFTVRSLLDLPEQDSQHPRGQEPEPRSPLRLGPCAVWLEPDRGHYPSSDESIPETSLPDSSQRQSPRPASPGSDSEKRKKRRVLFSKAQTLELERRFRQQRYLSAPEREQLARLLRLTPTQVKIWFQNHRYKLKRARTSGTAGLPDLTAATELRAAPGLLRRVVVPVLVRDGQPCGGGEAGTAAAQDKCGATSAAPACPLTGYSAFGPSSALSFFPAYQHLAPSALVWNL, from the exons ATGGCCACCACTGGACGCCTCAGCTTCACCGTGCGCAGCCTCCTGGATTTACCCGAGCAGGACTCGCAGCACCCGCGGGGGCAGGAGCCGGAGCCGCGCTCGCCCTTGCGCCTCGGCCCCTGCGCTGTCTGGTTGGAGCCAGACCGCGGCCACTACCCCT CCTCAGACGAGAGCATCCCGGAGACCAGCCTGCCCGATTCGTCGCAGCGGCAGTCCCCACGACCCGCGTCGCCAGGCTCAGACTCTGAGAAAAGGAAGAAGCGGAGGGTGCTGTTTTCCAAGGCGCAGACGCTGGAGCTGGAGCGGCGCTTCCGGCAGCAGCGCTACCTGTCGGCGCCTGAGCGCGAACAGCTGGCGCGCCTGCTGCGCCTCACGCCCACGCAGGTCAAGATCTGGTTCCAGAACCACCGTTACAAGCTGAAGCGCGCGCGTACATCAGGAACAGCGGGGTTGCCGGACCTCACCGCTGCCACTGAGCTGCGCGCCGCGCCCGGCCTGCTGCGCCGCGTGGTGGTGCCGGTACTGGTGCGCGATGGGCAGCCGTGCGGCGGCGGCGAGGCGGGCACCGCCGCAGCCCAGGACAAGTGCGGCGCCACCTCGGCCGCACCCGCCTGCCCTCTTACGGGTTACTCCGCCTTTGGTCCCAGCTCGGCGCTCAGCTTCTTCCCCGCGTACCAGCACTTAGCGCCTTCCGCCCTAGTCTGGAACTTGTGA